The following is a genomic window from Bos taurus isolate L1 Dominette 01449 registration number 42190680 breed Hereford chromosome 11, ARS-UCD2.0, whole genome shotgun sequence.
cctttgttagttgtttcatttgctattattttctcccattctgaggattgtcttttcaccttgcttatagtttcctttgctgtgcaaaagcttttaagtttaatcagtaCTTTTTAACCACAAGGATACAATGGTGAACTGGGGAATACAGTGTTGAATAGCCAATAAGATCCCTGGAAGATGTCCTTGGAGAAGTAATACCCTGGCCTTCTCCTATGTCAATCAGGTCTCCTAATAGGAGAAATCATCTTGATCCAAAGCACATTGGGGAGAAAAAGATGCTATAGGAATCTATGCCATTGTATCTTAGGAAAGTGCCAAGATGCAGACTGTGGTGATCCTTTCCAATGATGCAGAGAATTTCATTTAAGGgcttgaaacattaaaaaaaaattagttctcAGTGTCCTTGAGTGTAGACTTCTTCTCACTCatcttttatatatctttttcactCTTTATCAGCAATCACTGAGAGACATCTGCAGATTACTTCCTGTGTTCACTTCTGGAAATAATTCTGATTGCAGGAAAGGTGGACAGTAGGAACCCAAGTCCAGGCACAGAATGACTGACTCAGCCTCAGGTAGTTCTGGCTGATAACCAGGATCTGATCCTGGGTGTGAGGGCTGATAGTTGATTTCTGATCTTATTCCACTACAGCTCAGTCTCCACCTTTATAATTGCTGAGCAGAGGGACAATTCCTTTCCGACAGGGGTCCTGCTTTGTTCTCTGGATCCTCTGTGCCAGTTTTCAGATTAGAATCCAGCTTCTGAAGCCCAGAACCTTGCTATCCAGTCCTCTCACTGTTATCTGCCAGCCTACTTACTCCATTTATATAGTTCTTATGCTCAGGTTACAATTTATGACTCAGCTCTGATCTACTGTCAATACACTCACCTGTTACTTCCATGATGACTTCCTAATTACCACCCACCTGAATGAAATAAATTAACCCAACCAAACAGGTGCTCTCTCCTGATGCCAGAAAGTGGTCTTCCCTCATGCCACACAACTCCAGAAACTGGTTCTGTCCCTGTACCATAAAGTTTCATCTCCTGGAGGGTTGTAGACTTTCCAATTTCATGGTACTCATAAAGTGATTGTTATTCAAACCCCCAAATGCATTTCACAAACTTTTTCCAAAGAGAGTGGAGCTAGGAAAACCATCTGTAGGATGTATATGTTTTCTTATGGAGAAGTTAAGGTATTCTGATATTTGTTTTGAGGAAACGAAAAAGAATTCCTGTCCAAAACAGAATAGCCTGAGGAGGTAAATTTcatactttctgtctttatggattAAGGTAATGAAAGTTCAGGAGGTGACTTTGTGTTGTGTGTCAGTCAGTGGCAGAGACAAGATGGAAAGCCAGACATGTGTGACACTAAAATCCATGTGCCTGTCAACTATACCAGCCACTCATCAGAATTCAGAACTGGAGATTCCAAGCCAGGACTCATGCCTAGCATTCCTTTAGATTTTCCACTTGGGGGACAGCAATGACAAGAGGAAACCAGAGCCACATCACTGAATTCCTCCTTCTGGGACTGAGCAGTGACCCCAAACAGCAGGTGTGGCTCTTTGCCAGCTTTCTGGTAATGTACCTGGTCAATGTGGGAGGCAACTCAGTCATCATTGCAGCCATCCAAGGGGATGTCcgcctccacacccccatgtacttcttcctctccaacctatCTTTTGTGGACATCTGCTTTACAAACGTCATTGTGCCAAGGATGCTGGCAAACATGCAGAGCAAGAGCAAGAAGGTCCCCTTCACCCAGTGCCTGATGCAGATGTATTTCTTTGTGGCCTGTGCAATCACTGACAGCTTCCTCCTGGCTGCCATGGCCTtggaccgctatgtggccatctgccacccaCTACGTTACACCACCACCATGAACCCCAGATGCTGCCTCCAGCTCGTGACAGTATCCTGGCTGGTGTCCCACCTCCACTCCCTCACCCACACCATCCTTATGGCCCGCCTCTCCTTCTGTGGGCCCAACATCATCCACCACTTCTTCTGTGATGTCCAGCCTCTGCTGATGCTCTCCTGCTCTGACACCTCTCTCAATGAGCTCTTGGCCTTCACAGAGGGCTCCTTTGTGATCATGAGTCCCTTCATCTTCATTACTGTCTCTTATGTTTATATCACCCGTGCTGTTCTGAGAGTCCCGTCTGGGAGAGGCAGGTACAAGGTCTTCTCCACCTGTGGGTCCCACCTCACAGTTGTGGCATTATACTATGGGACTGCCATCTCAGTGTACATCCACCCCTCATCCACCTACTCAGTGACAAAGGACCGGGTGGTCACTGTCATTTACACTGTGGTaatccccatgctgaaccctttTATCTATAGCCTTAGGAACAGGGACATGAAGCAAGCCTTGAGAAAGCTGGCtaggagaaaagaacagaataagCATTGAAGACAGAATGGGAAGATAGCTGAAATTGCATAAATATCTCATCCCTCATCAAACTTCTTCCCATCTATTCATTTACTTATATTGGTATAGACTTACGGTTTCCGGCTTTGTCCAGTGAGTTATAAGCTATTACTTCTGTGCCTGTTGATGTTTCCACCATTCTCTGAACACTTTCTTGCCTTCTATCACATCAAGATATTCCAGACTCATCTTGCACTTTCTCTGCTCCAGTCCTGAAATCATCCATTTCTCTAAAAGCCAGGTTTCCCAACATGGATGTCAGCTTCACTCTGGGAAGACTCTCATAGTGAAGCAGGGGATATATGGACCCCAGGCTGAGCCGCTGAAATCTATCCCTTGTGGACAAATACTCAAAGATAAAGATAATGGCGGGagcagttcagttccattcagttgctcagttgtgtccagctctttgtgaccccatggactgaagcacaccaggcttccttgtccatcaccaactcccagggcttactcaaactcatgtccatcaagtcagtgatgacatccatacaaccatctcatcttctgtcgtccccttctcctgccttcaatctttcccagcatcaggggcttttccaaggactcagttcctcacatcaggtggccaaagtattggagcttcagcatcagtccttccaatgaatattcaggactgatctcctttaggatcgactggttggatctccttgcagtccaagggactctcaggagtctcaaGAGGAAGGAGAAGCTGAATCCTGCTTTGATAAGAAATAAAGAGACCACACATTTCTCATTCTTGAGGTCAAGGAGACCTTCCAAAttacacatgtgcagaaaggtTCCTCAGGGGtcagagaagggaggggacaCCAGATAATAACGTTTTGTTAATGTCCCAGAAACCCTTGTGCTGGAACCATCTTGGCTAAAAGACGCATGTGCACACAGAAGAGGGCCTTGAGTCAGACCAAATATGGACTCAGAGCCAGATAAAGTAAGATGAATGGCCAGAGGAAATGTGAAGAACTGCCCCCATGTAAGTGATTTAAACCACCCCAAAGGCACAAAACTCTCCGATCCAATCTGTGTGTCTCTCCACAGCcactttttcctcctaataaacactttacttgtttcactactttccatctcttTGCTGAATTCCTTCCTCAATGCAGACAAAGAGCCAGAGCCCTAGTCCTATCTATTGATTCTGGTCCCTGGTGATATAGTGACTAAGATTCACCATCAAGGCCTTTCTGCTTCTCCCACTTCTTGATTATatgaaataggcttcattcagcctccctgACCTTCCCCGATTTctaaggagaggaaaggaggggatgcagagacaagggaggaatAGTCAAGAGAAATgatagtgcagccttggggcaaagTCCTGGTTTCCCATAAAGGGGTATCCATAAcaattattgccaaattcagactgaaattgaagaaagtagggaaaaccactagaccattcaggcattacctaaatcaaatcccttatgattatacagtggaagtgagaaatagatttaagggcctagatctgatagatagagtgcctgatgaactatggaatgaggttcctgacactgtacaggagacaggaatcaagaccatccccatggaaaagaaatgcataaaaagcaaaatggctctctggggaggccttacaaatagctgtgaaaagaagagaagcgaaaagcaaaggagaaaaggaaagatataagcatctgaatgcagagttccaaagaatagcaaggagagaaaagaaagcctgccttggtgatcaatgcaaagaaatagagtaaaataacagaatgggaaagattagagatctcttcaagaaaattagagataccaagggaatatttcatgcaaagatgggctcagtaaaggacagaaatggtatggacctaacagaagcagaagatattaagaagaggtggcaggaatacacagaaaaactgtacaaaaaagatcttcacgacccagagaatcacgagggtgtgatcactgacctagagccagacatcctggaatgtgaagtcaagtgggccttagaaagcatcactgtgaacaaagctagtggaggtaacggAATTCCAGGTGATCCTCATCgtttgaaagatgatgctgtgaaagtgctgcactcaatatgccagcaaatttggaaaactcaccagtggccacaggactggaaaaggtcagttttcattccaatcccaaagaaaggtgatgccaaagaatgctcaaactaccggacaattgcactcatctcacacactagtaaagtgatgctcaaaattctccaagccaggcttcagcagtacatgaactgtgaacttcagctgttcaagctggttttagaaaaggtagaggaaccagagaccaaattgccaacatcagctggaacatcgaaaaagcaagagagttccagaaaaacatctatttctgctttattgactatgccaaagcctttgactgtgtgaatcacaataaactgtggaaaattctgaaagaggtgggaataccagaccacctgacctgcctcttgagaaacctatatgcagatcaagaagcaacagttagaactggacgtggaacaacagactggttccaaataggaaaaggaatacgtcaaggctgtatattgtcaccctgcttatttaacttctatgcagagtacatcatgagaaacgctgggctggaagaagcacaagctggaatcaagattgctgggagaaatatcaataacctcagatatgcagatgacaccaccattatggcagaaggtgaagacgaactcaaaagcctcttgatgaaagtgaaagtggagagtgaaaaagttggcttaaagctcaacattcagaaaactaagatcatggcatctgatcccattggttcatgggaaatagatggtgaaacagtggaaacggtggcagacttcattttagagggctccaaaatcactgcagatggtgactgcagccatgaaattaaaagacacttactccttggaaagaaagttatgaccaacctagatagcatattcaaaagcagagacattactttgccaacaaaggtccatctagtcaaggctatggtttttccagtggtcatgtatggatgtgagagttggactgtgaagaaagctgagtgccgaagaatttatgcttttgaactgtggtgttggagaagactcttgagagtcccctggagtgtaaggagatataaccagtccatcctaaaggagaccagtcctggttgttcgttggaaggactgatgctgaagctgaaactccaatattttggccacctcatgcgaagagttgactcattggaaaagactctgatgctaggaggaattgggggcaggaggagaaggggacgacagaggatgagatggctggacggcatcaccggctcaatggacatgagtttgagtgaactctaggagttggtgatggacagggaggcctggcgtgctgcgattcatggggtcgcaaagagttggacatgactgagcgactgaactgaactgagaacaataTCTGAGctcttttgcagatactgaaacctccACCAGGTAAGAGAAGTTAACAGTATGCTGCTCACAAGCACTTAGACCTCAGGCCAgttgaaaccagaaggttgatgacaCTGTCATTTACCTCactaccaaccaatcagaagaatttCCGAGTTGATCACCTCCTCTTTGAATTGTCAGCTTAAAAACAATTGcaacctaaaagctgagagttATGTTTCATTCAGTGGACATTTTTAGGACTCCAAGCCTGGAAGACAGCATCTCAGGTAACCCTGAGAGCACTGCTCCAAGATGGCAAGTGGAGGaatcaggttatatagaagtttgcatCAAAGGGAAGGTAGTCTGATCAAAAGAATATTGCTAATtcaggaaaaccagatatctcaagttaaggaatgtagcactttctatgtatgggaagatgcaagagtctgggctcactgaaatcattccttacATATGCCTCTCAgatatctggggccagtatcctgtttttcacacccccctccccacaaGCTTCTCAGTGCTCACCATAGGAAATGGCTGCAGCCTGATATCTCCCAGATAACAGGTATTATTCTCCTTCCTGGGTGCTCACGGGGCTCAGAAATTCAAGTTTGGAGGACTGGAAGTGCTGATATCTGTGACAGCCTAGTTTATTGATGTGACAGGAAATACTCTATTTCTCAgaaccattactataaaactcctcactaccCCTTCCAGGTTGACACACAGTCCTGAGGGCCTTATCCCACTGTGAccccttttgcctggcaaagcaataaagctattcttacCAATTTCACTcaaaattctgtctctgagatATAGTTCAGTGTCAAGTACAGAGACCAGATTCTGCTtcagaaaagtgaagttgctcagtcacgtctgactctttgtgaccccatgtgtagcctaccaggcttctctgtccatgggattttccaggcaagagtactggagtgggttgccatttccttctccaggggatcttcccaacccgggtctcccacattgtaggcagacgctttaccctctgagccaccagggaagccactgctTCTTCTGGGAAACCTCTGCTTCAGAAGCAAGACATTAGTGTGAGAAGAGGAAAGGGccagaaattaagaaatatagGTGGTCTCTGGGAACtgcaaaaggcaaggaaacaaatTCTCCTCAGAAGATTCCAGAAGGAATGCAGCCTTACTATTACTTTAAATTTAGACTTCTAACTTTCCTAAGTATATAAGAGAATACATTTGTATCACTTTAAACCACTAATTTGTTAGAACAACATCAAGAAAGTAATAAAGTAGTCAAGAGCCTGAGCTCTGGCTAAAAAGCTCTGTGTTTGAATCTTAGCTCTACCATTGACCAGCACTTTGATCTAAGGAATGtcacttcatgtctctgaacTTCAGTCTCTTCACAAGTAATATGGGTAAAATATGCAAATGAAATGATTGATTCAGGCAAGAGTCTTTCACCTAAAACTAAGATATAACCATTAAGTAGAAAGGTgttaggggggaaaaaatggatagTCACACAGTTTCAAATACccaccattgctgctgctgctgctaagtcgcttcagtcgtgtccaactctgtgcaaccccatagacggcagcccaccaggctccctgatccctgggattctccaggcaagaacactggagtgggttgccatttccttctccaatgcacgaaagtgaaaagtgaaagtgaagtcgctcagttgtgtcctactcttagcgaccccatggactgcagcctaccaggctcctctgtccatgggattttccaggcaagagtactggagtgggttgtcatttccttctatgATACCCACCATTGACTTCTTactaattagaaaagagaaacttTGCCTTTACAATGAAACATCTGCTGGTCAGTAACTTAACAAAGTAATCAAACTTTCTTGAACAATAGTGGACCTGACCCTCTTTCCCGACTGATGCGATGGAACCAGAGGTACACAATATCTCCCTTGTAATACTCTgatcaaatattaaatataaatctaaTCATGTGCAAACAAACAGATAATGTTAAACATTCAGCAAAGCAACTGACCTGCACTCTGCAATGTCAGGAAAAATgaataaaccaaaaaaagaaaattaaggggGGAGATATTTTCCCATtattaaaagagacaaaagaaatatAACCATCAAATGCAACACATTTACCTTGATTGGGGACTAGATTGAAAAAATTGGACCACAGGTTGGATATCATGTAGGatctgtgtttattttctcttatacAATTATTATTCTGGGGTTTTGTGGAAGATACCTGCTGAAGTATTTAAAGGAGAAGGGCATGTTGTCTTCAACTTACTTTCAGCTAgttcaccaaaaaataaatagtagAAATTTATAGAAAGGGATAAAACAAGTGTGGGAAAAAAAGTTAACAATCTGTGGACCTATGTGAAGGATAGATAAGAGTTCATTGTTATCTTCTCTCCATTTTTATgtgaatttgaaatttttcaacCTAAAACTTTGGAAGCAAAAATATAAGTTAGATCATGCTCTTCCACTGCTAAAACCTGTGCAATGACCCAAGGCTTCCTACTGCACTCAGAGAAATAGCCAAAGCCTTGTCATAGCCACCAGATCCTACATGATCTGGCCCCTAGCTTTCTGCCTTCACATATTGTTGTTTGCTCTCTAATGTACTCCTGCACAGAAACATTGATCTCTGGTATTCGTTAAATAAACATGGATTTCTCCCACCTCAGGACATTTGAATTGACCATTTTCACTGTCTGAAATGCTTTCCCTCAGACACTTGGGCATAGCTACACTTCTGTTTCTCTCCATGTTCAGGCTTTAATGAAATGACACTCAAAACCCATGACCTTTTCATCTTGAGTACACAAATGGCCCATATTTCCCAGCTTTTCTTATAGTTAAGTGTGGCCATGTAACTGAGCTCTAGTCAAAAGAATGTGGATGGAAAGGATACACATCACTTTTCAGCCTGATCCATTCAAGTCTCCTCACCTGCAACCCTCTCTCTTAATAAAAATACTAGCTGAAGAGATGCCCCtgaggaaatagatggggtagaGCTGCAAGAAGGAGGAATCCTGGGACCCTGAACGACTGCATGGAAGTCACATTCACATTGAATTTTGTGTCAACAAGAGGTAAACTTTTattgtagaaataaaaaataaataggtgtaattccctgatggctcagtggtaaagaatttgcctgccaatgcaggagatgcaggtttgatactttggtcaggaagatcccctggagaaggaaatggaaacccactgcagtattcttgcctgggaaatcccatggacagagaagactggtgggctacatttcctggggttgcaaaagggctATACATGacttaaacacaaaaataaataaataaataataggacATCCCTCAGTGTGCTATTGTAGAGACTGAAAGCAATGATGACTAGAAAGCAATCAGCACAAAACCTCAGAATGTACTCAATGCATATTATTTGTGGTAGTGAAAGATAGTGTATGaaattatgagaaaataatatCTGATATGCATTAAAAGTGCCTCAATTGGTAATGTCTTAATTGTTAAGAATTATGCAAAGTTTGCCAAAGAGTACTAAGTTTCAGTTAAcaaagtgaactcactcagtcgtatctgactctttgcaatcctgtagactgtagcctaccagtctcctccgtccatgggattctccaggcaagaatactggagtgggttgccatttccttctccaggggatcttcctgacccagggatcgaacctgggtctcctgcattgcaggcagatgctttgccctctgagtcaccagggaagcccaagtttcaGTTATGTCAGCAAATAAATTACAGACATCTAATGTAGAACATGGTGACTAAAGTTAATGATACTGTCTTGTATACTTGAAATCTGCTAAGAAGGTaaatcttaagtgttctcaccacacacaaacacacacagacactaaaagtaactatatgaggtgatgaatgttaattagcttgattgtggtgatcatttcacaaccTACACATATATCACAACATCAAATAGTACAACTTAAACATACAGTTTGTATTTGTCAAGTATAACTCAACAAAGCTAAAAAAATATGCATCTTAGATCAgcctcccaaggcaatagaaataaaagcaagaataaacaaatgagacctaatcaaacttaaagcCTTCTCACAGAacgtgctgtgtgctaagtcagcttcagtcgtgtctgactatgtgaccctatggactgtagcccaccaggctcctctgtccatggaagtctccaggcaagaatactggagtgggctgccatttccttctccaggggatcttcctgacccagggatcaaaccagcatctcttatgtctcctgctttggcaggcatattctttaccactagcaccacccaggaggCCCTCTCACaaaaattaagcccttgtcagtcacatctttggcattttctcccagttactttggtattttctcccagttgccataaacaaaat
Proteins encoded in this region:
- the OR1AF3 gene encoding olfactory receptor family 1 subfamily AF member 3 encodes the protein MTRGNQSHITEFLLLGLSSDPKQQVWLFASFLVMYLVNVGGNSVIIAAIQGDVRLHTPMYFFLSNLSFVDICFTNVIVPRMLANMQSKSKKVPFTQCLMQMYFFVACAITDSFLLAAMALDRYVAICHPLRYTTTMNPRCCLQLVTVSWLVSHLHSLTHTILMARLSFCGPNIIHHFFCDVQPLLMLSCSDTSLNELLAFTEGSFVIMSPFIFITVSYVYITRAVLRVPSGRGRYKVFSTCGSHLTVVALYYGTAISVYIHPSSTYSVTKDRVVTVIYTVVIPMLNPFIYSLRNRDMKQALRKLARRKEQNKH